In the Aliarcobacter cryaerophilus genome, one interval contains:
- a CDS encoding NifU family protein, whose protein sequence is MKNYSKKIEERINNPKNFGEITKEEARNLGCKLVVADFESNGNDTLRVYFAITKDKIVFNAKFKSFATGLIVALNDMMIELCIGKSIEKVANLFKTDVEFALRDEPQIPALSIEELHNSFLNFVILKKVALNSEKRDMNDFDDDYIVCDCARTNLKTIKDAIKNFDLLTIEDIGNVTKAGIFCKSCQKEGGLEEKEIYLSDILEQTRAQIENEKQKDEPSYINTSFEVMTKEQKIELIEDVLDDDVRPMLVMDGGNMEILDIVESPPHHDLYIRYLGACSGCSSGSMGTLYAIESILQSKVNENIRVLPI, encoded by the coding sequence ATGAAAAATTATTCAAAAAAAATAGAGGAAAGAATTAACAATCCAAAGAATTTTGGAGAGATAACAAAAGAAGAGGCACGGAATTTAGGCTGTAAACTAGTTGTTGCAGACTTTGAATCAAATGGAAATGATACTTTAAGAGTATATTTTGCAATTACAAAAGATAAAATAGTTTTTAATGCAAAATTTAAATCATTTGCAACAGGTTTAATAGTTGCTCTAAATGATATGATGATTGAGTTATGTATTGGAAAGAGTATTGAAAAAGTAGCAAATTTGTTTAAAACTGATGTTGAATTTGCTTTAAGAGATGAACCACAAATACCAGCTCTTAGTATTGAAGAGCTACACAATAGTTTTTTAAATTTTGTGATACTAAAAAAAGTTGCATTAAATTCTGAAAAAAGAGATATGAACGATTTTGATGATGATTATATAGTTTGTGATTGTGCTAGAACAAATTTAAAAACTATAAAAGATGCTATCAAAAATTTTGATTTATTAACTATTGAAGATATAGGAAATGTTACAAAAGCTGGAATATTTTGTAAATCTTGTCAAAAAGAGGGTGGACTTGAAGAAAAAGAGATATATTTAAGTGATATTTTGGAACAAACAAGAGCGCAAATAGAAAATGAAAAACAAAAAGATGAGCCATCATATATTAATACAAGTTTTGAAGTTATGACAAAAGAGCAAAAAATAGAGTTGATAGAAGATGTTTTAGATGATGATGTAAGACCAATGCTTGTTATGGATGGTGGAAATATGGAGATTTTAGATATTGTAGAGTCACCTCCTCATCATGATTTATATATTAGATATTTAGGTGCTTGTAGTGGGTGTAGTTCTGGAAGTATGGGAACTTTATATGCAATTGAGTCTATTTTACAAAGTAAAGTAAATGAAAATATTAGAGTTTTACCAATTTAA
- a CDS encoding HPP family protein, which translates to MFAIYNNGTVGFRSTSDNLYALKNVEELESARFEPKEGLIQNFSNELNKEKKDQFLNSYKKVATLDTLEPVYKARDIMTHDVIYARNDLTIEDIYYLIKEKKVSQIPITGFGKKIIGIVNKKIILSLLMNHLDDTQAILKRKIDDVYLPEVLTADPDSDVRDVVKVMLDLKLDAIPIVDDSDVLMGIISKTDILKAVANLPKLQLWS; encoded by the coding sequence ATGTTTGCTATATATAACAATGGAACAGTAGGATTTAGAAGTACTAGTGACAATTTATATGCTTTGAAAAATGTTGAAGAGTTAGAGTCTGCTAGGTTTGAACCAAAAGAGGGATTGATTCAAAATTTTTCAAATGAATTAAATAAAGAGAAAAAAGATCAATTCCTAAACTCTTATAAAAAAGTTGCTACTTTAGATACTCTGGAGCCAGTTTATAAAGCAAGAGATATTATGACTCATGATGTAATATATGCTAGAAATGACTTAACAATTGAAGATATCTACTATTTAATAAAAGAGAAGAAAGTATCTCAAATTCCAATTACTGGTTTTGGTAAAAAAATTATTGGTATAGTAAATAAGAAGATAATTTTATCTTTACTTATGAATCATTTAGATGATACACAAGCTATTTTAAAAAGAAAAATTGATGATGTTTATTTGCCAGAAGTTTTAACAGCTGATCCAGATTCGGATGTTAGAGATGTTGTTAAAGTAATGCTTGATTTAAAACTAGATGCAATTCCAATAGTTGATGATAGTGATGTTTTAATGGGAATTATATCAAAAACAGATATTTTAAAAGCTGTTGCAAACTTACCAAAACTTCAGCTTTGGTCTTAG